Proteins encoded by one window of Ulvibacter sp. MAR_2010_11:
- the hemB gene encoding porphobilinogen synthase has product MYPLRRNRRLRSSETIRSLVRETIISPNDFLVPLFIVEGKGIKEEIPSMPNYYRYSLDLLASEVKELWAMGLKSVLLFVKVPENLKDNTGKEALNSKGLMQRAIQTVKNAVPEMLVMTDVALDPYSSYGHDGIVKDGKISNDDTNIILAEMSLSHAKAGADFVAPSDMMDGRIFEIRTLLEEEGFHDTGIMSYSAKYASAFYGPFRDALDSAPGFGDKKTYQMDPANREEAIKETLMDVEEGADIVMVKPGLCYLDIVREVRNAVDVPVAVYQVSGEYAMLKAAAEKGWVDHDAVMMEQITAIKRAGAHIIASYFAKDVVRLIS; this is encoded by the coding sequence ATGTACCCACTAAGAAGAAACAGAAGATTACGCTCTTCCGAAACCATACGGAGTCTCGTTCGCGAAACGATTATCTCCCCTAACGATTTCCTCGTTCCTCTGTTTATTGTGGAAGGAAAGGGAATCAAAGAAGAAATTCCTTCTATGCCAAATTACTATCGCTATAGTCTTGATTTGTTGGCTTCGGAAGTAAAAGAATTGTGGGCGATGGGCTTAAAATCGGTTTTGTTATTCGTAAAAGTGCCCGAAAATCTGAAAGATAATACCGGTAAAGAAGCTCTGAACTCCAAAGGACTCATGCAGCGAGCCATTCAGACGGTAAAAAATGCAGTCCCCGAAATGCTCGTAATGACCGATGTGGCGTTAGACCCCTATTCCAGTTATGGTCACGATGGAATTGTAAAAGATGGTAAAATTAGCAACGACGATACCAACATCATTTTGGCAGAAATGTCCCTGTCGCACGCCAAGGCAGGAGCCGATTTTGTGGCGCCCAGCGACATGATGGACGGTAGAATATTTGAAATTAGAACACTGTTGGAAGAGGAAGGTTTTCACGACACCGGAATTATGAGTTACAGCGCCAAATACGCATCGGCGTTTTATGGCCCGTTTCGGGATGCGTTGGACTCTGCGCCCGGATTTGGAGACAAAAAAACCTATCAGATGGATCCCGCCAATCGCGAAGAAGCCATCAAAGAAACCCTTATGGATGTTGAGGAAGGCGCCGATATTGTGATGGTGAAACCCGGATTGTGTTATTTGGACATTGTACGTGAAGTTCGTAACGCCGTAGATGTACCCGTTGCCGTTTATCAGGTAAGCGGAGAATATGCCATGCTAAAGGCTGCTGCCGAAAAAGGCTGGGTAGACCACGACGCGGTGATGATGGAGCAGATTACTGCTATTAAAAGGGCCGGCGCACATATTATTGCCAGTTATTTTGCCAAAGATGTGGTAAGATTAATTTCGTAA
- a CDS encoding EI24 domain-containing protein produces the protein MFKNILRGVKAYGGTFRLISQLGLWKYFGIPMLISFLTAVLIGVSAWGLSDNIGSVIAKIWFWEWGAETFKTIGTILGAFIIIVVGLILYKHIVMALSAPFMSPVSEKIETHLTGNSHSHRNTGNAAQLWRGIRINSRNLIMELLFTVPILLISFIPVIGFFSSILLFLVQSYYAGFGNMDYTLERHFEVRDSVRFVRQNRGIAIGNGLVFMGMLFIPIIGIILVLPLSVTAATTETVRLLEASKQQKINANG, from the coding sequence ATGTTTAAAAATATACTAAGAGGAGTAAAAGCCTACGGAGGCACTTTCAGGCTTATTTCACAACTAGGGTTGTGGAAATATTTTGGCATTCCTATGCTTATTAGTTTTCTAACGGCTGTCCTCATTGGAGTTTCGGCCTGGGGCTTAAGTGACAACATAGGAAGTGTTATTGCCAAAATTTGGTTCTGGGAATGGGGTGCCGAAACATTTAAAACCATAGGCACAATTCTAGGTGCCTTTATTATTATTGTGGTGGGACTTATTTTGTACAAACACATTGTTATGGCTCTAAGCGCTCCTTTTATGAGCCCTGTCTCAGAGAAAATAGAAACTCATCTCACCGGAAACTCACATTCGCATAGAAACACCGGGAATGCCGCCCAATTGTGGAGGGGAATTCGAATAAACAGTAGGAATTTGATCATGGAACTACTCTTTACAGTGCCAATTTTGCTTATAAGTTTTATCCCGGTAATTGGGTTTTTCTCTTCCATTTTGCTGTTTCTGGTGCAATCGTATTATGCAGGCTTCGGAAATATGGATTATACCTTGGAACGTCATTTTGAAGTTAGAGACAGTGTGCGCTTTGTAAGGCAAAACCGCGGAATAGCGATTGGAAATGGGTTGGTATTTATGGGAATGTTATTCATCCCGATTATAGGAATTATTTTAGTACTCCCGCTTTCAGTAACGGCCGCCACTACAGAAACGGTCCGGTTGTTGGAAGCTTCGAAACAACAAAAAATTAATGCGAATGGATAG
- the hemF gene encoding oxygen-dependent coproporphyrinogen oxidase, whose protein sequence is MKEQFVAYIIELQQIITSALEEVDGKATFVEDLWERPEGGGGKSRILENGAVFEKGGVNISEVYGKLPLSMQQYLEVDNADFFACGLSLVLHPKNPFVPTVHANWRYFELYNASGEVVDSWFGGGQDLTPYYLFEEDAKHFHTVCKKACDLHHPKFYPDFKKRCDDYFYNSHRNEARGIGGLFFDYLKENDDFSMQNRYNFVTEVGNSFLESYLPIVEKRKGTPFTKEHRNWQEIRRGRYVEFNLVHDKGTLFGLKTNGRIESILMSLPPVVQWKYDHHPEEGSEEEKLIEVLKNPKDWI, encoded by the coding sequence ATGAAGGAGCAATTTGTAGCATATATAATAGAATTACAGCAAATCATTACTTCGGCTTTAGAAGAAGTAGATGGGAAGGCAACATTTGTTGAAGACCTTTGGGAGCGACCGGAAGGAGGTGGTGGTAAAAGTCGCATCTTGGAAAACGGAGCGGTTTTCGAAAAAGGAGGTGTAAATATCAGCGAAGTGTACGGGAAGCTTCCGCTTTCCATGCAACAGTATCTGGAAGTTGATAACGCCGATTTCTTTGCTTGCGGTCTGAGCTTGGTATTGCACCCAAAAAATCCGTTTGTTCCTACCGTTCATGCAAATTGGCGCTATTTCGAACTGTACAATGCTTCAGGAGAGGTCGTCGATAGTTGGTTTGGCGGGGGTCAGGATCTTACGCCTTACTATTTGTTTGAAGAAGATGCCAAACACTTCCACACAGTATGCAAAAAAGCCTGCGACTTACATCACCCAAAATTTTATCCCGATTTTAAAAAACGCTGCGACGACTATTTTTATAATTCACATCGCAACGAAGCCAGAGGGATTGGAGGTTTGTTTTTCGATTATTTAAAGGAAAATGATGACTTTTCAATGCAAAACCGCTACAATTTTGTCACCGAAGTGGGCAATAGTTTTCTGGAAAGTTATCTTCCCATAGTTGAAAAACGGAAAGGCACTCCTTTTACAAAAGAGCATCGTAATTGGCAGGAAATTCGCCGCGGACGCTATGTTGAGTTTAATTTGGTGCACGATAAAGGAACGCTCTTCGGACTCAAAACCAACGGCCGTATTGAAAGTATTTTAATGAGTTTACCTCCCGTTGTACAATGGAAATACGACCATCATCCCGAAGAGGGAAGTGAAGAGGAGAAATTAATTGAAGTATTGAAAAACCCGAAAGATTGGATTTAG
- a CDS encoding GNAT family N-acetyltransferase — protein sequence MDSIKACYIAPLRLDDADSLYNLMTSNASQFKNFLPKTLAQNQTPEASREYIQNKISENQTKSTITHAVKVKETRKVAGLIILKNIDKTKSQGEFAYCIGEKFTGNGWATKAVQEMSRFASEELGLKKLQIIAHKTNIASCKVAKSNGFVWKKTLIDEFTSPTGEALDMELFELQV from the coding sequence ATGGATAGTATAAAAGCTTGTTATATCGCTCCACTTCGCCTTGATGACGCAGATAGTCTTTATAATTTAATGACTTCAAATGCATCTCAATTTAAAAACTTCTTGCCCAAAACCCTGGCTCAAAACCAAACACCAGAAGCATCCAGAGAATATATTCAAAATAAAATTTCCGAAAACCAAACGAAAAGCACAATTACACATGCTGTCAAGGTAAAAGAGACGCGTAAAGTGGCGGGTCTAATTATTTTAAAGAATATCGATAAAACTAAATCACAGGGAGAATTTGCCTACTGTATTGGCGAAAAATTTACCGGAAATGGCTGGGCTACCAAAGCAGTACAGGAGATGTCTCGTTTTGCTTCGGAAGAATTAGGGCTGAAAAAACTGCAAATTATAGCACATAAAACCAATATAGCCAGTTGCAAAGTTGCCAAATCGAATGGTTTTGTGTGGAAAAAAACCTTGATCGATGAATTTACTTCTCCAACCGGCGAGGCTTTAGATATGGAATTATTCGAATTACAAGTATGA
- a CDS encoding DinB family protein, with amino-acid sequence MKNYLFCLVLFCVTPLLAQQSTPKEAFLEKWENSKNYLVALAEAMPENHFDFKPTERQMSFKEQLVHIKDNMDWLSNTYFTASEYKREKAKLPATKAETIALLSEAFDATLNIIKNTSESDLSETVDFFSGLKSKLQILNLLQDHVSHHRGQLIVYLNLNNIEPPKYVGW; translated from the coding sequence ATGAAAAATTACCTGTTTTGTCTTGTTCTCTTTTGTGTGACGCCTTTACTAGCGCAACAAAGCACTCCCAAAGAGGCGTTTCTGGAAAAGTGGGAGAACTCAAAAAACTATCTCGTTGCCCTTGCCGAAGCCATGCCCGAAAATCATTTCGATTTTAAACCTACCGAGCGACAAATGAGCTTTAAAGAACAACTCGTTCATATAAAAGACAATATGGACTGGTTGAGCAATACCTATTTTACCGCTTCGGAATACAAAAGAGAAAAGGCCAAGCTTCCTGCAACAAAGGCGGAAACCATTGCTTTATTATCTGAAGCATTTGATGCTACTTTGAATATTATCAAAAATACGTCAGAAAGCGATTTATCCGAAACTGTAGATTTTTTCAGCGGTCTGAAAAGCAAACTACAGATACTTAATTTGCTGCAAGACCATGTATCTCACCATCGCGGGCAGTTAATCGTATACCTCAACCTCAACAATATAGAGCCCCCC